A single Paraburkholderia sp. FT54 DNA region contains:
- a CDS encoding phosphoadenylyl-sulfate reductase, which translates to MSATQSLTPELAAKVESLDALLDSIAARHENVKLASSLAAEDMLLTHAILSRGVKIGIFSLNTGRLHAETLGMLDRVKERYGYDIEQFHPQAAAVEEYVGSHGLNAFYESVDLRKRCCEIRKVEPLNRALSDVSAWVTGQRREQSVTRAELHAEEHDAARNIAKFNPLTDWTEAEVWAYLKAFDVPVNPLHARGYPSIGCEPCTRAVRPGEDSRAGRWWWESRDTKECGLHITTITPIAVDRGANAQA; encoded by the coding sequence ATGAGCGCCACACAATCGCTCACGCCGGAACTCGCTGCGAAAGTCGAGAGCCTCGATGCGCTGCTCGACTCGATCGCCGCGCGTCACGAGAACGTGAAACTCGCCAGCAGCCTCGCAGCGGAAGACATGCTGCTCACGCACGCGATCCTCTCGCGTGGCGTGAAGATCGGCATTTTCTCGCTGAACACCGGCCGTTTGCATGCGGAAACGCTGGGCATGCTCGACCGCGTGAAAGAGCGCTACGGTTACGACATCGAACAGTTTCATCCGCAAGCTGCCGCAGTCGAGGAATACGTCGGCTCGCACGGTCTGAACGCGTTCTATGAAAGCGTCGATCTGCGCAAGCGCTGCTGCGAAATCCGCAAGGTCGAGCCGTTGAACCGCGCGCTGTCGGATGTCAGCGCATGGGTCACGGGCCAGCGCCGCGAGCAATCGGTGACGCGCGCCGAACTGCACGCGGAAGAGCACGACGCCGCACGCAATATCGCCAAGTTCAATCCGCTGACCGACTGGACCGAGGCCGAAGTGTGGGCCTACCTGAAAGCGTTCGACGTGCCCGTCAATCCGCTGCATGCGCGCGGCTATCCGAGCATCGGCTGCGAGCCTTGTACGCGCGCCGTGCGCCCCGGTGAAGATAGCCGGGCAGGGCGCTGGTGGTGGGAGTCGCGCGATACGAAGGAATGCGGACTGCACATCACCACGATTACGCCGATCGCGGTCGACCGCGGCGCAAACGCCCAGGCCTGA
- the lptG gene encoding LPS export ABC transporter permease LptG has translation MRIYERYFARQVYLTFIFILFAFSGLFFFFDLINELNSVGHGNYKFQYAVLRVALQTPSRFYEIIPVAALISSIYVFAQMAANSEYTIFRVSGLATNQALRSLLKIGIPLVLLTYLIGEVVGPYTDQLSERVRLEALGSSVSSNFESGVWVKDTLTARADGEQVTRFVNVGELKPDATISNVRIYEFDSKFRLSNVRTAKSGIYQPPGHWQLTGVTDTQLIDVPPPAGTPADALNPVYRAKEVAVPEYSLRSELTPQILSVLLVSPDRMSMFNLFRYIQHLTENHQDTQRYEIALWRKLLYPFAVFVMLVLSLPFAYLHTRAGVVGMKVFGGIMLGMSFQLFNTLFSHIGTLNTWPAPLTAATPGLVYLVLGLVGLKWVDRH, from the coding sequence ATGCGCATCTATGAAAGGTATTTCGCGCGTCAGGTCTACCTCACGTTCATCTTCATTCTGTTCGCGTTTTCAGGTCTGTTCTTTTTCTTCGACCTGATCAATGAACTGAACTCGGTCGGGCACGGCAATTACAAGTTCCAATACGCCGTGTTGCGGGTCGCGCTGCAGACGCCGTCGCGTTTCTACGAAATCATTCCGGTCGCGGCGTTGATCAGCTCGATCTATGTTTTCGCGCAGATGGCGGCGAATTCCGAGTACACGATTTTCCGTGTGTCCGGGCTTGCTACGAATCAGGCTTTGCGTTCGTTGTTGAAGATCGGCATTCCGTTGGTGTTGCTGACGTATTTGATCGGCGAAGTGGTTGGTCCTTACACGGATCAGTTGTCGGAGCGAGTGCGGCTCGAGGCGCTGGGGTCTTCGGTGTCGAGTAATTTCGAGTCGGGCGTGTGGGTGAAAGATACGTTGACGGCGCGCGCGGACGGCGAGCAGGTGACACGCTTCGTCAACGTCGGCGAATTGAAGCCCGATGCGACGATCAGCAATGTGCGCATCTACGAATTCGATTCGAAGTTCCGGCTTTCGAATGTGCGGACCGCCAAGAGCGGGATCTATCAGCCGCCGGGCCATTGGCAGTTGACTGGCGTGACCGATACGCAATTGATCGATGTGCCCCCTCCTGCGGGCACGCCCGCCGATGCGCTGAATCCGGTGTATCGCGCGAAGGAAGTGGCTGTTCCGGAGTATTCGTTGCGTTCGGAGTTGACGCCGCAGATTCTGTCGGTGCTGCTGGTGTCGCCGGATCGGATGTCGATGTTCAATCTGTTTCGGTATATCCAGCATTTGACCGAGAATCATCAGGATACGCAGCGGTATGAAATTGCGTTATGGCGCAAGCTGCTGTATCCGTTTGCGGTGTTCGTGATGCTGGTGTTGTCGTTGCCGTTTGCGTATTTGCATACGCGAGCGGGTGTCGTCGGGATGAAGGTTTTCGGCGGGATCATGCTGGGGATGAGTTTTCAGTTGTTCAATACGCTGTTCTCGCATATCGGGACGTTGAATACCTGGCCCGCGCCTTTGACTGCGGCCACGCCTGGATTGGTTTATCTCGTGCTCGGGTTGGTTGGGTTGAAGTGGGTTGATCGGCATTAG
- a CDS encoding GTP-binding protein, with translation MSGIHQPEDLGVLRFITAGSVDDGKSTLIGRLLYDSKAVLSDQLSALSRAKNKRTVGDEIDLSLLTDGLEAEREQGITIDVAYRYFATAKRKFIIADTPGHEQYTRNMVTGASTAHAAIILVDATRVTFVDGVAQLLPQTKRHSAIVKLLGLQHAIVAINKMDLVDYSEQRFNEIRDAYVELARQLGLNDVRFVPVSALKGDNIVTASESMPWYAGEPLLDLLEALPVEVPTGQALRFPVQWVARQDGSQADDFRGYMGRVEAGEVKLGDTIVVLPANREATVAEIIAPVPGGTAAVDRAFAGQTVTIRLAEDVDVSRGDTFVLREAAPEPAKKLEADLCWFDDTPLSTQRKYLLKQTTNTVFARIGAIREVLDVHTLSQATDRKDLTMNDIGRVALTLQKPLVCDVYDSHQGTGAFVLIDEATHHTVAAGMIRAFSA, from the coding sequence ATGAGCGGTATTCACCAACCAGAAGACCTCGGCGTGCTGCGTTTCATTACCGCGGGCAGCGTCGACGATGGCAAGAGCACGTTGATCGGCCGCCTGCTGTACGACAGCAAGGCTGTGCTTTCAGATCAACTCTCGGCACTGTCGCGCGCAAAGAATAAGCGTACCGTCGGCGACGAGATCGATCTGTCGCTGCTGACGGATGGCCTCGAAGCCGAACGCGAGCAAGGCATCACGATCGATGTCGCGTACCGTTACTTCGCTACGGCGAAGCGCAAGTTCATCATCGCCGATACGCCGGGCCACGAGCAGTACACGCGCAATATGGTGACGGGCGCGTCGACCGCGCACGCGGCGATTATTCTGGTCGACGCGACGCGTGTGACGTTCGTCGATGGCGTGGCGCAACTGCTGCCGCAAACCAAGCGTCATAGCGCGATCGTCAAGCTGCTGGGTTTGCAGCACGCGATCGTCGCGATCAACAAGATGGACCTGGTCGATTACAGCGAGCAGCGCTTCAACGAAATTCGCGACGCGTATGTCGAACTCGCGCGTCAACTCGGCCTGAACGATGTGCGCTTCGTGCCGGTTTCGGCGCTCAAGGGCGACAATATCGTGACGGCGAGCGAAAGCATGCCGTGGTATGCGGGCGAGCCGCTGCTGGACCTGCTCGAAGCGTTGCCGGTCGAAGTGCCGACCGGTCAGGCGCTGCGTTTCCCGGTGCAGTGGGTGGCGCGTCAGGACGGCAGCCAGGCCGACGATTTCCGTGGCTATATGGGCCGTGTCGAAGCGGGCGAAGTGAAGCTCGGCGATACGATCGTCGTGTTGCCGGCCAATCGTGAAGCGACGGTTGCCGAGATCATTGCGCCGGTGCCGGGCGGCACGGCTGCGGTGGACCGTGCGTTCGCGGGTCAAACGGTGACGATCCGTCTCGCGGAAGATGTGGACGTGTCGCGCGGCGACACTTTCGTGCTGCGTGAAGCGGCGCCGGAACCGGCGAAGAAGCTGGAAGCCGACCTGTGCTGGTTCGATGACACGCCGCTGTCGACGCAACGCAAGTATCTGTTGAAGCAGACCACCAATACGGTGTTCGCGCGCATCGGTGCGATCCGGGAAGTGCTCGACGTGCATACGCTGTCGCAGGCGACCGATCGCAAGGATCTGACGATGAACGATATCGGCCGCGTGGCGTTGACGTTGCAGAAGCCGCTGGTGTGCGACGTGTACGACTCGCATCAGGGCACGGGTGCGTTCGTGCTGATCGATGAGGCGACGCATCATACCGTTGCGGCGGGGATGATTCGGGCGTTTTCGGCTTAA
- a CDS encoding CbiX/SirB N-terminal domain-containing protein → MAMHGIVLFGHGARDVRWREPFERLAVKLRSASSGVGPVALAFLELMEPDLATAVSELVAQGCGVVTVVPVFFGQGGHVRKDLPLVIEQCQALHPSVLIKCAVAVGEDEAVLDAVAQYCLRQV, encoded by the coding sequence ATGGCTATGCACGGCATCGTTCTGTTTGGGCATGGCGCCAGGGATGTGCGGTGGCGGGAGCCTTTTGAGCGGTTAGCTGTTAAGTTGCGGAGCGCTTCTTCTGGAGTTGGGCCCGTGGCGTTGGCGTTTCTTGAGTTGATGGAGCCGGATTTGGCTACGGCGGTTTCTGAGCTTGTTGCTCAGGGGTGTGGTGTGGTTACCGTTGTGCCGGTGTTTTTTGGGCAAGGGGGGCATGTGAGGAAAGACTTGCCTCTGGTGATCGAGCAATGCCAGGCGTTGCATCCCTCTGTTCTGATTAAGTGCGCCGTTGCTGTGGGGGAGGATGAGGCGGTTTTGGACGCTGTCGCTCAGTATTGCCTGCGGCAGGTTTGA
- the cobA gene encoding uroporphyrinogen-III C-methyltransferase encodes MGKVYLIGAGPGAADLITVRGARLLGTADVVLHDALVEPAMLDYAPSHARRIAVGKRCGQLSTAQQFINKQIVDAALEHEVVVRLKGGDPMLFGRADEEMRALEAAGIEYEVVPGITAALASAASLKRSLTLRGVSRSVALATFSRAPGSDEIREQVNADSLVFYMGRDSGVEIAQQLIDAGRSVATPVAIVEACSTARERMLSLTLEELAAGDAQKWVDASQPSLLMIGEAFAARQVEVVRSKDGLLVAA; translated from the coding sequence ATGGGTAAGGTTTATCTGATCGGCGCAGGGCCGGGTGCTGCGGACCTGATTACGGTGCGTGGCGCGCGGTTGCTCGGCACTGCGGATGTGGTGTTGCATGATGCGCTGGTCGAGCCGGCTATGCTGGACTATGCGCCTTCGCATGCGCGGCGGATTGCTGTTGGGAAGCGTTGCGGGCAACTGTCCACCGCGCAGCAATTCATCAATAAGCAGATTGTGGATGCTGCTTTGGAGCATGAGGTGGTGGTGCGCCTTAAAGGTGGCGATCCGATGTTGTTCGGGCGCGCTGATGAGGAGATGCGGGCGCTTGAGGCTGCTGGCATCGAATATGAGGTTGTGCCTGGGATTACTGCTGCGCTGGCGAGTGCGGCTTCGTTGAAGCGGTCGCTGACGCTGCGGGGTGTGTCGCGCAGTGTGGCGCTGGCTACTTTTAGTCGGGCGCCTGGGTCTGATGAAATTCGCGAGCAGGTTAATGCGGATTCGCTCGTGTTTTATATGGGCAGGGATAGCGGGGTTGAGATCGCGCAGCAGTTGATTGACGCTGGGCGCAGTGTGGCCACGCCCGTGGCTATTGTTGAGGCTTGTTCTACCGCGCGGGAGCGCATGCTTTCTCTTACTCTTGAAGAGTTGGCCGCTGGCGATGCGCAAAAGTGGGTCGATGCTTCGCAGCCTAGTTTGCTTATGATCGGCGAGGCTTTTGCTGCGCGGCAGGTCGAGGTGGTCCGCTCTAAGGATGGGTTGTTGGTCGCGGCTTGA
- the cysD gene encoding sulfate adenylyltransferase subunit CysD → MSTTLDSTVNAPLANTANRMDHLDWLEAESIHILRELVAECSKPALLFSGGKDSVVVLHLALKAFGIGANRKTVLPFPLVHIDTGHNYEEVIDFRDRRAKEIGAELVVGHVEDSIKRGTVRLRRELDSRNAAQAVTLLETIEQYGYTALIGGARRDEEKARAKERIFSFRDEFGQWDPKAQRPELWSLYNARLHNGEHLRVFPISNWTELDVWQYIAREQLELPSIYYAHQREIVRRNGLLVPVTPLTPMREGEVSETAQVRFRTVGDISCTCPVESDADDLEKIIAETAVTEITERGATRMDDQVSEAAMEQRKKQGYF, encoded by the coding sequence ATGAGCACCACGCTCGATTCCACTGTGAACGCACCGCTCGCCAACACGGCAAACCGCATGGATCACCTCGACTGGCTCGAAGCCGAGTCGATCCACATCCTGCGCGAACTGGTCGCTGAATGCAGCAAGCCCGCGCTGCTGTTTTCGGGCGGCAAGGATTCGGTCGTGGTTCTGCACCTCGCGTTGAAGGCCTTCGGTATCGGCGCGAATCGCAAGACCGTGTTGCCGTTCCCCCTCGTGCATATCGACACCGGTCACAACTACGAAGAAGTGATCGACTTCCGCGATCGTCGCGCGAAAGAGATCGGCGCTGAACTCGTGGTCGGTCACGTCGAAGATTCGATCAAGCGCGGCACGGTGCGTCTGCGTCGTGAACTGGATTCGCGCAACGCCGCGCAAGCCGTGACGCTGCTCGAAACCATCGAACAGTACGGCTACACCGCGCTGATCGGCGGCGCGCGCCGCGACGAAGAAAAGGCCCGTGCGAAAGAGCGGATCTTTTCGTTCCGCGACGAATTCGGCCAGTGGGATCCGAAGGCGCAGCGCCCGGAATTGTGGAGCCTGTATAACGCGCGTCTGCATAACGGCGAACATTTGCGCGTGTTCCCGATTTCGAACTGGACCGAACTCGACGTGTGGCAGTACATCGCTCGCGAGCAGCTCGAACTGCCGTCGATCTACTACGCGCATCAACGCGAGATCGTGCGCCGCAATGGCCTGCTCGTGCCGGTTACGCCGCTCACGCCGATGCGTGAAGGCGAAGTCAGCGAAACCGCGCAGGTGCGCTTCCGTACTGTCGGCGACATTAGCTGCACGTGCCCGGTGGAAAGCGACGCGGACGATCTCGAGAAGATCATTGCCGAAACGGCCGTGACCGAAATCACGGAACGCGGCGCGACTCGGATGGACGACCAGGTCTCCGAAGCCGCGATGGAACAGCGTAAGAAGCAAGGTTATTTCTAA
- a CDS encoding DUF934 domain-containing protein yields MASIIKNRAIVNDDWTVVRPAEDGTLPAVNELPAGKVLVPLALWQAERDALIASRSAAEIGVWLAPDSEPADIVADFDKIALIGVDFPVFRDGRGYSIGRLLRERYGYKGELRAIGDVLRDQLTFMFRCGFDAYALRADKDFDDALKAFDEFSLNYQGAVNSSPLFRRREAGELAKASA; encoded by the coding sequence ATGGCTTCTATCATCAAGAACCGCGCGATCGTCAACGATGACTGGACGGTCGTGCGCCCGGCGGAAGACGGCACGCTACCCGCGGTGAACGAATTGCCCGCAGGCAAGGTGCTGGTGCCGCTCGCGTTGTGGCAGGCTGAACGCGATGCGTTGATTGCTTCGCGCAGTGCCGCTGAAATCGGCGTGTGGCTCGCGCCGGATAGCGAACCGGCGGATATCGTCGCCGACTTCGACAAGATCGCGCTGATCGGCGTGGACTTTCCGGTGTTCCGCGATGGCCGTGGCTATAGCATCGGCCGTTTGCTGCGCGAGCGCTATGGCTACAAGGGCGAACTGCGCGCGATCGGCGACGTGCTGCGCGATCAACTGACGTTCATGTTCCGTTGCGGCTTCGACGCTTACGCCTTGCGCGCCGATAAAGATTTCGACGATGCGCTCAAAGCCTTCGATGAATTCAGCCTCAACTATCAAGGCGCGGTGAATTCGTCGCCGCTGTTCCGTCGCCGTGAAGCGGGCGAACTGGCGAAGGCTTCGGCATGA